Proteins encoded by one window of Mastacembelus armatus chromosome 23, fMasArm1.2, whole genome shotgun sequence:
- the LOC113142359 gene encoding histone H2B 1/2, with amino-acid sequence MPEPAKSAPKKGSKKAVTKTASKTGKKKRKTRKESYAIYVYKVLKQVHPDTGISSKAMSIMNSFVSDIFERIAGEASRLAHYNKRSTITSREIQTAVRLLLPGELAKHAVSEGTKAVTKYTSSK; translated from the coding sequence ATGCCTGAACCAGCCAAGTCCGCTCCCAAGAAGGGCTCCAAGAAAGCCGTGACCAAGACGGCCAGTAAGACCggcaagaagaagagaaagaccaGGAAGGAGAGCTATGCCATCTACGTGTACAAGGTGCTGAAGCAGGTCCACCCCGACACCGGGATCTCCTCCAAGGCCATGAGCATCATGAACTCTTTTGTCAGCGACATCTTCGAGAGGATCGCCGGGGAGGCTTCCCGCCTGGCGCACTACAACAAGCGCTCCACCATCACGTCCAGGGAGATCCAGACCGCCGTCCGCCTGCTGCTGCCCGGCGAGCTGGCTAAACACGCCGTGTCCGAGGGCACCAAGGCCGTGACCAAGTATACCAGCTCCAAgtaa